A genomic segment from Aegilops tauschii subsp. strangulata cultivar AL8/78 chromosome 1, Aet v6.0, whole genome shotgun sequence encodes:
- the LOC109737420 gene encoding protein VASCULATURE COMPLEXITY AND CONNECTIVITY yields METSVIVLSVVVGLFGVGSAVLGFIAEGTKLERNDIGVSKTECVYPGNPAFALGLVAALLLLAAQITVSAAGRCCGCCKPRGAAFSASRRNIGVVFAVLSWVATVIAEIYFVQGAAWNAPVTREVNTGCYFVRDGVFRRAAILSIIATVLGIKSYFLLRAAAATAAAAAAAVPGYPGAVAGPSSAGEPKPDGIAMGHPAPMYGQAPYAHYPPPPNAQGYGQYPPPPNAQGYGQYPPPAQGYGHGH; encoded by the exons ATGGAGACGAGCGTGATCGTCCTGTCCGTCGTGGTAGGATTGTTCGGGGTCGGAAGCGCCGTGCTGGGGTTCATCGCCGAGGGCACCAAGCTCGAG CGGAATGACATCGGGGTGTCCAAGACCGAGTGCGTGTACCCCGGCAACCCGGCGTTCGCGCTGGGGCTGGTCGCGGCGCTCCTGCTGCTGGCGGCCCAGATCACCGTCTCGGCCGCCGGCCGCTGCTGCGGCTGCTGCAAGCCCCGGGGCGCCGCCTTCTCCGCGTCCAGGCGGAACATCGGCGTCGTCTTCGCCGTCCTCTCATG GGTGGCGACGGTGATCGCGGAGATCTACTTCGTGCAGGGCGCGGCGTGGAACGCGCCGGTGACGCGCGAGGTCAACACGGGGTGCTACTTCGTCAGGGACGGCGTGTTCAGGAGGGCGGCCATCCTGAGCATCATCGCAACCGTGCTCGGGATCAAGTCCTACTTCTTGCTTCGCGCCGctgcggccacggcggcggcggcggctgctgctgTGCCAGGATACCCGGGGGCCGTGGCGGGGCCGTCGTCGGCGGGCGAGCCCAAGCCCGACGGGATCGCGATGGGTCACCCTGCTCCGATGTACGGGCAGGCGCCGTACGCGCACTACCCTCCGCCTCCGAACGCGCAGGGGTACGGGCAGTACCCGCCCCCTCCAAACGCGCAGGGGTATGGACAGTACCCTCCTCCTGCTCAGGGGTACGGGCACGGACACTGA
- the LOC109737421 gene encoding uncharacterized protein: protein MFFFFVGGVEQGAGRVLKEAAGRCVRCGGAADLVETEKVLKLFFVPAWRWPGKDPAYLCRDCGLLAPGSLGGGELLPRAGAGQCGACSRAVEPQFRFCPFCGSAL, encoded by the coding sequence ATGTTCTTCTTCTTCGTGGGCGGCGTGGAGCAGGGCGCGGGGCGGGTGCTCAAGGAGGCGGCCGGGCGGTGCGTGCGCTGCGGCGGCGCGGCCGACCTGGTGGAGACCGAGAAGGTGCTCAAGCTCTTCTTCGTCCCGGCGTGGCGGTGGCCCGGCAAGGACCCCGCCTACCTCTGCCGCGACTGCGGCCTCCTTGCGCCGGGCTCCCTCGGCGGCGGGGAGCTCCTCCCCCGCGCGGGGGCGGGGCAGTGCGGCGCGTGCAGCCGCGCCGTCGAGCCGCAGTTCCGGTTCTGCCCCTTCTGCGGCTCCGCGCTGTGA